From a single Nostoc sp. MS1 genomic region:
- a CDS encoding GNAT family N-acetyltransferase, which translates to MTIPGYSIREGSTLERSQLVKFTQRTYQELFPEQKDFAHLAKTVEQYFSKDTPLWWVDFLGEGVTRDGEDEGVKLGINNNSPSSVLSPIACLWMGNAIDQIKGDRHAHIFLLYVAPEHRRRGIARALMQYAENWAKQRGDRQIGLQVFQSNPAALNLYNQLGYQTQSLWMVKPISH; encoded by the coding sequence ATGACCATACCAGGTTATTCCATTCGGGAAGGCTCAACCTTAGAGCGATCGCAACTTGTTAAATTTACTCAACGCACCTACCAGGAATTATTCCCTGAACAAAAAGACTTTGCCCATCTAGCAAAGACTGTTGAGCAATACTTCTCCAAAGATACGCCCTTGTGGTGGGTCGATTTTCTTGGTGAGGGAGTAACAAGAGATGGGGAAGATGAGGGAGTAAAGCTAGGAATAAATAACAATTCGCCCTCATCTGTCTTATCTCCCATAGCCTGTTTATGGATGGGAAACGCCATAGACCAAATAAAAGGCGATCGCCATGCCCATATTTTTCTGTTGTATGTCGCACCAGAACATCGGCGGCGTGGTATAGCAAGGGCTTTAATGCAATATGCTGAAAATTGGGCAAAACAAAGAGGCGATCGGCAAATCGGATTACAAGTCTTTCAATCCAACCCAGCAGCCTTAAATCTCTACAATCAACTGGGCTATCAAACTCAATCCCTGTGGATGGTCAAGCCAATTAGTCATTAA
- a CDS encoding ABC transporter permease, with protein MGNQVVIIVGTFILLLTGLLLGYVLSQLVLGYLAFNLLTFFGTISLILIFGTLYYVLFWQLKRGQTRVLPAQMPTRLEEQETPENQNHLKNKLISRLNGDVTAAERLIEQAKQNYPGMPENWYSERVLDDLDRDTR; from the coding sequence ATGGGAAACCAAGTAGTGATTATCGTCGGCACATTTATTCTCTTACTTACAGGTTTGTTACTTGGCTATGTTCTATCTCAGTTAGTTCTGGGTTATTTAGCGTTTAACCTGCTAACCTTTTTCGGAACAATTAGCTTAATTCTGATTTTTGGGACTTTGTATTACGTTCTATTCTGGCAATTGAAGCGAGGACAAACAAGAGTATTACCAGCCCAAATGCCCACCAGACTGGAAGAACAAGAAACACCAGAAAATCAAAATCATCTAAAAAACAAACTCATTTCCAGATTAAACGGCGATGTAACAGCAGCAGAACGACTAATAGAACAAGCAAAGCAAAATTATCCGGGAATGCCAGAAAATTGGTACTCCGAGAGAGTGCTTGATGATTTAGACCGTGATACTCGCTAA
- a CDS encoding AmpG family muropeptide MFS transporter has translation MEEIKALRQAFQSRKMGALLLLGFASGLPLFLTSRTLQLWMQDAKVDIGKITLFAVTALPYSLKFLWSPLLDRFVPPLLGARRGWLLFTQIGLTIAIATLALQQPSQNDFVLNILGINCLVITFLSATQDIAGDAYRTDILNPLEAKPGASVWVLGYRIAIFVTSSLALVLADYIPWKGVYLLMAAFMAGSILTTLWAPKEAEIRNENERYAPISINDVIFIVLITALVAGLIVSVFVGYISLPVFYWLLAALIIAWIITSLLLPTELLGEAREDTSPQNLQAAIFLPFKEFFHRFGLTQASIILIFIILYKLGDSLVGITANLFLREIQFTKTEIGAIQAGIGFLATTVGVLAGGVIMTKININRSLWLFGILQLLSNLGYYALAVAGKNYSLLVLAVNIENFSAGLVTVATVAFLMNLCNHRFTTTQFALFSSLMAISRDVLSAPAGDWAKATGWPVFFLLTIAAAIPGLLLLPFVAPWNVKPVAALNRPGLDDEDVWETK, from the coding sequence ATGGAAGAAATTAAAGCACTGCGACAAGCCTTTCAGAGTCGCAAAATGGGTGCGCTACTACTGCTAGGCTTTGCGTCTGGCTTACCTTTGTTTTTGACAAGTAGAACATTGCAGCTATGGATGCAGGATGCCAAGGTAGATATTGGCAAAATTACATTATTTGCCGTGACGGCATTACCTTATTCCTTAAAATTTTTGTGGTCGCCTTTATTAGATAGATTTGTACCACCACTTTTAGGCGCAAGACGGGGTTGGCTACTATTTACTCAAATTGGGTTAACAATAGCGATCGCCACCCTAGCATTGCAACAACCCTCCCAGAATGACTTCGTACTAAACATCTTAGGCATTAACTGTCTCGTCATTACTTTTTTGAGTGCCACTCAAGATATTGCCGGAGATGCTTATCGTACCGATATTTTAAACCCACTTGAGGCTAAACCAGGGGCATCAGTTTGGGTACTTGGCTACCGTATAGCGATATTTGTCACTAGTTCCCTAGCTTTGGTTTTAGCTGACTATATTCCTTGGAAGGGTGTTTACCTACTCATGGCTGCTTTCATGGCTGGTAGTATCCTGACTACCTTATGGGCCCCTAAAGAAGCAGAAATTCGTAACGAAAATGAAAGATATGCACCTATATCTATCAACGATGTCATATTTATTGTATTAATTACAGCATTAGTTGCCGGATTAATTGTCAGTGTGTTTGTTGGCTACATTAGTCTGCCCGTATTTTATTGGTTATTGGCAGCGTTAATCATAGCTTGGATTATCACATCCTTATTATTACCCACAGAATTATTAGGTGAAGCTAGAGAAGACACTTCTCCTCAAAACTTACAAGCGGCTATTTTTCTACCTTTCAAAGAATTTTTCCACAGATTTGGGTTAACTCAAGCCAGTATTATTTTGATTTTCATCATCCTTTATAAACTTGGTGACTCGTTAGTAGGCATTACCGCTAACTTGTTTTTACGAGAAATCCAATTTACCAAAACAGAAATTGGTGCAATTCAAGCTGGTATAGGATTTCTTGCCACTACTGTTGGTGTCTTGGCTGGTGGTGTAATTATGACGAAAATCAACATTAATCGTAGTTTATGGCTATTTGGTATCCTTCAATTACTCAGTAACTTAGGTTATTATGCACTAGCAGTTGCTGGCAAAAATTATTCACTTCTAGTATTGGCAGTGAATATCGAAAACTTCAGTGCGGGATTAGTGACAGTTGCTACAGTTGCGTTCTTGATGAACCTTTGTAACCATCGCTTTACCACCACTCAATTCGCTTTATTCTCTAGCTTAATGGCTATTAGTAGAGACGTTTTATCCGCACCGGCTGGTGATTGGGCAAAAGCTACAGGCTGGCCTGTATTTTTCCTACTCACCATAGCAGCAGCAATACCTGGATTGCTACTTTTGCCTTTTGTCGCCCCTTGGAATGTTAAACCAGTGGCAGCATTAAATAGACCAGGACTTGATGACGAGGATGTATGGGAAACCAAGTAG
- a CDS encoding SemiSWEET family sugar transporter: MREIITFIFGLGFVFNASLFIPQAIRIIKTKSAKNISLITFAGFNVIQLNSVFYGYYQKDLILMYGNLISFIACGTVTLLAISYRNR, from the coding sequence ATGAGAGAAATTATCACTTTTATTTTTGGATTGGGCTTCGTTTTTAATGCTAGCTTGTTTATACCTCAAGCTATAAGAATTATTAAAACAAAAAGTGCAAAAAACATTTCTTTAATCACTTTTGCTGGATTTAATGTAATCCAGTTAAATAGTGTCTTCTATGGTTATTACCAAAAAGATTTGATTTTGATGTATGGAAATTTAATTAGCTTTATTGCTTGTGGAACCGTAACTCTACTTGCTATTTCCTATAGGAACAGATAA
- a CDS encoding ribonuclease catalytic domain-containing protein, with protein sequence MEKGTLVEFRVQGDRRLGVIDRPDGKTRWFVVDERGQSHSLAPRQFTYTVNGKTYKSSEIDSFLEEVKPYLDPSSLEVAWELLVEDGETVTPSQMANLLFSQSDSAPCYAAHCLLSDDKLFFKQKGDAYEPRTSAQVAERKHQIEVEALKARGQQEFLIRVEQALQGETVDWQRHDRQRLEALEKYATLLADIVKVGLNYDTLPRAYPPPAPVLETMNMLGRPATPQGAFQLLVDLGWWSPTENLFLRRSAIPVQFPSKVLEVAQQRLDFPPTDLDTNRLDLTHLKVYTVDDESTTEIDDGLSWESLPDERERLWVHIADPTRYLAPEDDLDLEARKRGSTVYLPTGMIPMFPEVLATGPMSLVQGKVCGALSFGVILSQTGAVEDFTIHPSLIKPTYRLTYEDVDEMLELGVQAEPEIAAIANWATKRKAWRYNQGAISINMPEAMIKVKNDDISIDILDDSRSRQLVAEMMILTGEVAARYGQVHNIPLPFRGQPQPELPPDDELLSLPAGFVRACAMRRCMPKSEMSITPVRHAGLGLDTYTQATSPIRRYSDLLTHFQLKAHLRGEVPPFTAEELKEVMMTVTSTTQELTMVERQTNRYWALEYLRRHPEEIWQVTVLMWLREDSNLALILLEDLGLQLPMVFKRSVRLGEQVLVKVSISDPQKDVIQFQEIIYQEAQTAAN encoded by the coding sequence GTGGAGAAGGGGACGCTAGTTGAATTTAGGGTTCAAGGCGATCGCCGTTTGGGCGTGATAGACCGTCCAGACGGAAAGACCCGTTGGTTTGTGGTGGATGAACGCGGTCAATCCCACAGCCTCGCGCCTAGACAATTTACCTATACCGTTAACGGCAAAACATACAAGTCATCAGAAATAGATAGTTTTCTGGAGGAGGTCAAGCCTTATCTTGACCCCTCAAGCTTGGAAGTGGCTTGGGAGTTACTGGTGGAAGATGGGGAAACAGTCACGCCATCACAAATGGCTAACCTGTTATTTTCCCAATCCGATTCCGCCCCCTGTTATGCTGCTCATTGCCTGTTATCAGACGATAAGTTATTTTTTAAGCAAAAAGGTGATGCTTACGAACCGAGAACGTCCGCTCAAGTAGCCGAACGTAAGCACCAAATAGAAGTAGAAGCCCTCAAAGCTAGGGGACAACAAGAATTTCTGATCCGTGTAGAACAAGCACTCCAAGGTGAAACCGTAGATTGGCAACGCCACGACCGCCAGCGCTTGGAAGCTTTGGAAAAATACGCCACACTCCTGGCGGACATCGTTAAGGTTGGGCTAAACTATGATACCCTCCCTCGTGCCTATCCTCCCCCAGCCCCAGTATTAGAAACGATGAATATGTTGGGGCGACCAGCAACCCCCCAAGGAGCATTTCAATTATTGGTAGACTTGGGATGGTGGAGTCCGACCGAGAACTTGTTCCTGCGTCGTTCGGCAATTCCAGTCCAGTTCCCTAGTAAGGTGTTAGAAGTGGCGCAACAGCGTTTGGATTTCCCGCCAACAGATTTAGATACAAATCGCCTTGATTTGACTCACCTGAAGGTGTATACAGTTGACGATGAAAGCACCACAGAAATAGATGATGGGCTGAGTTGGGAATCACTTCCTGATGAGCGGGAAAGATTATGGGTACATATCGCCGACCCAACACGCTACCTAGCACCAGAAGACGATTTAGACCTAGAAGCCAGAAAGCGCGGTAGTACAGTATATTTACCAACGGGGATGATCCCCATGTTCCCCGAAGTATTAGCAACTGGCCCTATGAGTTTGGTACAGGGTAAAGTTTGCGGTGCTTTAAGTTTTGGCGTTATTTTGAGCCAGACAGGGGCAGTAGAAGATTTTACCATTCATCCCAGTTTAATTAAGCCTACCTATCGCCTCACCTACGAAGACGTAGATGAGATGTTGGAATTAGGAGTACAAGCAGAACCAGAAATTGCGGCGATCGCTAATTGGGCAACTAAGCGCAAAGCTTGGCGGTATAATCAAGGCGCAATCAGTATTAATATGCCGGAGGCGATGATCAAAGTCAAAAATGACGACATCAGCATCGACATTTTAGACGATTCTCGCTCACGCCAGTTAGTAGCAGAAATGATGATTCTCACTGGGGAAGTAGCCGCCCGTTATGGTCAAGTACACAACATCCCCTTACCCTTCCGTGGTCAACCACAACCAGAATTACCCCCAGACGACGAATTACTTAGCCTTCCCGCCGGCTTTGTCCGCGCCTGCGCCATGCGGCGTTGTATGCCCAAAAGTGAAATGAGTATTACGCCTGTGCGCCACGCTGGTTTAGGTTTGGATACATACACCCAAGCCACATCACCCATTCGCCGCTATAGTGACTTACTCACCCACTTTCAACTCAAAGCCCACCTCCGGGGCGAAGTTCCGCCATTCACCGCCGAAGAACTCAAAGAAGTGATGATGACCGTTACCAGTACCACTCAAGAATTGACAATGGTAGAACGGCAAACCAATAGATACTGGGCGTTAGAATATTTGCGCCGCCATCCTGAAGAAATCTGGCAAGTCACAGTGTTAATGTGGCTGCGAGAAGATAGTAACTTAGCGCTGATATTACTGGAAGATTTGGGTTTACAGTTACCGATGGTATTCAAGCGATCGGTGAGATTAGGCGAACAAGTATTAGTAAAAGTGAGTATTTCCGACCCACAAAAAGATGTAATCCAGTTCCAAGAAATTATTTACCAAGAAGCACAGACAGCTGCTAACTAA
- the rpsR gene encoding 30S ribosomal protein S18, whose translation MSYYRRRLSPIKPGEPIDYKDVDLLRKFVTERGKILPRRITGLTAKQQRDLTLAIKRARLVALLPFINAEG comes from the coding sequence ATGAGTTACTATCGTCGTCGCCTTTCTCCAATTAAGCCGGGAGAACCGATTGATTATAAGGATGTTGACTTGCTGCGTAAATTTGTTACCGAACGTGGTAAAATTTTACCCCGCCGCATTACTGGGCTGACAGCTAAACAGCAGCGAGACTTGACATTAGCAATTAAACGTGCGCGTCTAGTAGCTTTGCTGCCATTTATCAATGCGGAAGGTTAA
- the rpmG gene encoding 50S ribosomal protein L33 produces MAKSKGVRIIVTLECTECRTNPDKRSPGVSRYTSTKNRRNTTNRLELNKFCTHCNKHTVHKEIK; encoded by the coding sequence ATGGCAAAGAGTAAAGGTGTCCGTATCATAGTGACACTCGAATGTACCGAATGTAGAACCAATCCAGACAAGCGATCACCTGGTGTTTCACGATATACATCAACCAAGAATCGTCGTAACACCACTAACCGCTTAGAACTCAATAAGTTCTGCACCCACTGCAATAAACATACCGTTCACAAGGAAATCAAATAG
- a CDS encoding RDD family protein, translated as MTIERIPKKHYPKADLWRRGFALGLDFFGVWVISAFLGSSGIGIQFIQILVFILAWLILRVLVVYNNQGQSIGRWAFDLKVLEVEDGEVVPRIPQLLALLKREAIIGFGVLLVSIALDNIRLNPTAILLVIPLAIDCGAAFSDTQLRQAWHDRYAGTFIVSSRRGYSLDLKIKRLVESLQRNVRR; from the coding sequence ATGACTATAGAACGCATCCCCAAAAAACATTACCCCAAAGCTGACCTCTGGCGACGCGGTTTCGCTTTAGGGTTAGATTTCTTTGGTGTTTGGGTAATTAGTGCTTTTTTGGGTAGTAGTGGAATTGGTATTCAATTTATTCAGATTCTCGTTTTTATTCTGGCTTGGTTGATCTTGCGGGTGTTGGTTGTTTACAACAATCAAGGGCAAAGTATAGGACGTTGGGCTTTTGATTTAAAAGTTTTAGAAGTGGAAGATGGAGAAGTTGTCCCCAGGATTCCCCAATTGCTGGCACTGTTGAAACGAGAAGCTATAATTGGCTTTGGTGTTCTTTTGGTGTCCATTGCTTTGGACAACATAAGACTTAACCCTACTGCTATACTGCTAGTGATTCCCCTAGCAATTGATTGTGGGGCTGCTTTCTCTGATACCCAACTGCGGCAAGCTTGGCATGACCGCTATGCTGGGACATTCATAGTTTCGTCGCGTCGGGGCTATTCGCTCGATTTAAAAATTAAGCGATTAGTTGAAAGTTTGCAACGGAATGTGCGAAGATAG
- the glp gene encoding gephyrin-like molybdotransferase Glp, which produces MVSVRDAAEIIFNLVKPLDSQRDREIVDLLAANGRILANPVDSSLDFPHWDNSAMDGYAVRYEDVQNSSAEQPVSLEIIEEIPAGYQPKSTLQPREAARIFTGAVIPKGADTVVMQERTRQEDNRVFILTTPKPGEFVRRKASYYQSGTQLLPAGIKLTAAEIAVLAASQCPQVTVYRLPRVAIFSTGDELVTPDQPLQRGQIVDSNQYALAALVRQIGAEPILLGIVKDNPKALEETITHAVNNADIIISSGGVSVGDYDYVDQILAALDATIHIRSVEMRPGKPLTVATFPQSAIYFGLPGNPAAVLVTFWRFVQPVIKKLSGMAEGWEPGFMKVRSHDELRSDGKRETYIWGSLHLIDGAYEFHKAGGSHSSGNLINLAQTNALAVLPVGKTLISVGEDVLVLQLIV; this is translated from the coding sequence ATGGTATCAGTCAGGGATGCAGCAGAGATTATTTTTAATTTAGTTAAGCCGTTAGATAGTCAACGAGATAGAGAAATTGTTGATTTATTAGCAGCAAATGGACGCATTCTCGCCAACCCTGTAGATAGTTCCCTAGATTTTCCTCATTGGGATAATTCAGCGATGGATGGCTACGCGGTACGTTACGAAGATGTACAGAACTCCAGCGCAGAACAACCAGTAAGTTTAGAAATTATTGAAGAAATCCCCGCAGGTTATCAACCCAAATCTACATTGCAACCAAGAGAGGCAGCACGTATCTTTACAGGTGCAGTCATCCCCAAGGGTGCAGATACGGTAGTGATGCAGGAAAGAACACGCCAAGAAGATAATCGCGTGTTTATTTTGACTACACCAAAACCAGGGGAATTTGTCAGACGTAAAGCATCCTATTACCAATCTGGCACACAACTATTACCAGCCGGAATTAAATTAACTGCGGCAGAAATTGCCGTATTAGCCGCTTCCCAATGTCCACAAGTCACAGTTTACCGCCTTCCCCGTGTAGCAATTTTCTCTACAGGTGATGAACTTGTCACACCAGATCAGCCCCTACAACGAGGACAAATTGTTGATTCTAACCAGTATGCTTTAGCCGCTTTAGTGCGTCAAATTGGGGCAGAACCGATATTATTAGGTATTGTTAAAGATAACCCAAAAGCTCTAGAAGAAACTATCACCCACGCCGTAAATAACGCCGATATCATCATTTCTTCCGGTGGCGTTTCCGTTGGTGATTACGACTACGTAGATCAAATTTTAGCTGCACTAGACGCGACAATTCACATCCGCTCTGTAGAAATGCGCCCAGGAAAACCTCTTACCGTCGCCACATTCCCCCAGTCTGCTATCTATTTTGGTTTACCAGGAAACCCGGCTGCGGTATTGGTAACATTTTGGCGATTTGTGCAGCCAGTAATTAAGAAACTATCGGGAATGGCGGAGGGTTGGGAACCAGGATTTATGAAAGTGCGATCGCATGATGAATTGCGATCAGACGGGAAGCGCGAAACTTATATTTGGGGAAGTTTGCATTTAATTGATGGAGCCTATGAATTTCACAAAGCTGGTGGAAGTCATAGTTCTGGTAATTTGATTAATTTAGCTCAAACTAATGCTTTAGCTGTGCTACCAGTAGGTAAAACATTAATTTCCGTAGGGGAAGATGTGTTAGTTTTACAGCTAATTGTTTAA
- a CDS encoding phenylacetate--CoA ligase family protein, producing the protein MTNNTHTTKVIKAWEEFVTTPLESLLKEHLQTTDESAVLSLFRDVAANVPAYQAFLAERGIDANTIQSLEDFRQLPAIAKDNYISRYPLTDLCRDGNLSGCDMIAASSGSTGKPTFWPRFFTDELQIATRFEQIFHDSFAADTRRTLAVICFTLGTWVGGMFTTNCCRYLASKGYLITVITPGNNKEEILRVVQELGGNFEQVVLLGYPPFLKDVIDTGIARGVEWQRYQIKLVMAGEVFSEEWRSLVGERMGSQNPCYDSASLYGTADAGVLGNETPLSICIRRFLAQNPAAAKALFGESRLPTLVQYDPVNRFFEVQDGQLLFSGNNGVPLIRYNILDTGGIINYDAMLEFLSNWGFNPLENLTSTTPNSQLPTPHSPRGVNQLPFVYVFGRSNFTVSYFGANIYPENVSVGLEQPIIQEWVTGKFVLQVKEDADKNRFLSVVVELAPGVEDSEDKRQAIANSILTQLLRLNSEFANYVPPEYQIPQVALAPMGDREYFPIGVKHRYTRQ; encoded by the coding sequence ATGACTAACAACACACACACAACCAAAGTAATTAAGGCTTGGGAGGAGTTTGTTACTACTCCCCTAGAATCTTTGCTAAAAGAACATCTCCAAACTACTGATGAGTCGGCGGTTTTGAGTTTGTTTCGTGATGTGGCTGCTAATGTACCTGCGTATCAGGCCTTTTTGGCAGAGAGGGGAATTGATGCGAATACTATTCAAAGTTTAGAAGATTTTCGCCAATTACCTGCGATCGCTAAAGATAATTACATTTCTCGTTACCCTTTAACTGATTTGTGCCGTGACGGCAACTTATCGGGTTGCGATATGATAGCGGCTTCCTCTGGTTCCACAGGTAAACCCACATTTTGGCCGCGTTTCTTTACCGATGAGTTGCAAATTGCTACAAGGTTTGAACAGATTTTTCACGATAGCTTTGCTGCTGATACTAGACGTACTCTCGCGGTGATTTGTTTCACCCTTGGCACATGGGTAGGTGGTATGTTCACCACTAACTGCTGTCGCTATCTTGCCAGTAAAGGCTACCTCATCACCGTAATTACACCGGGTAATAATAAGGAAGAAATCTTGCGGGTAGTGCAGGAACTCGGCGGTAATTTTGAGCAAGTGGTACTTTTGGGATATCCACCATTTCTTAAGGATGTGATTGATACAGGCATTGCTCGTGGTGTGGAGTGGCAACGCTATCAAATTAAACTGGTGATGGCGGGGGAAGTATTTAGCGAGGAATGGCGTAGTTTAGTCGGGGAAAGAATGGGTTCCCAAAATCCTTGTTATGACTCAGCATCACTTTACGGTACAGCCGATGCAGGTGTGTTGGGTAATGAAACCCCCTTGAGTATTTGCATCCGCCGTTTCTTAGCACAAAATCCCGCAGCCGCTAAAGCTTTATTTGGTGAATCACGTTTACCGACATTGGTACAGTATGACCCAGTAAACCGCTTTTTTGAAGTGCAAGACGGGCAATTACTATTCTCTGGTAATAACGGTGTTCCTCTTATCCGCTACAACATTTTAGACACTGGCGGCATTATTAATTATGATGCCATGCTTGAGTTCCTATCAAACTGGGGATTTAACCCTCTAGAAAATCTCACTTCCACCACTCCCAACTCCCAACTCCCAACTCCCCACTCTCCCAGAGGAGTTAACCAATTACCCTTCGTCTACGTTTTCGGACGTTCTAACTTTACAGTCTCCTACTTTGGTGCAAATATTTACCCCGAAAATGTCAGCGTAGGATTAGAACAACCAATTATTCAAGAGTGGGTAACAGGTAAATTCGTTTTACAAGTGAAGGAAGATGCTGACAAAAATCGCTTCTTATCTGTAGTCGTGGAATTAGCGCCGGGTGTAGAAGATAGCGAAGATAAACGCCAAGCCATCGCCAATTCAATTCTCACTCAACTTTTGCGGTTAAATAGTGAGTTTGCTAACTATGTTCCCCCAGAATACCAAATACCACAGGTGGCATTAGCACCAATGGGCGATCGCGAATATTTCCCCATTGGTGTAAAACATCGTTACACACGACAATAA
- a CDS encoding serine/threonine-protein kinase translates to MQVYCSKQHANRSSNRFCTHCGEALPLTVQQIIDNRYRIIRQLGQGGFGRTYLVEDLKKANQPFVLKEFAPQVEQKEDLQKAKELFEREANVLKRLQHSQIPHFHGSLQAKIGTKDFFFLVQDYIEGDNYWQLLEQRQSEGKAFTEQEVITLLQQILPVLSYIHAQNVVHRDISPDNIICRRADNLPVLIDFGGVKQLPASQGLWLTKLAGNNTILGKKGYAPEEQLRQGKVFLSSDLYSLAVTALVLLTGKEPQQLYDSYQGVWRWGREIQVSRQLETVLKKMLAYKPSDRYQNAAQILNDLPAPVAVTKPPSTHLTKIKTMVVSPGRKVTVLAGKLQRQTQAASQKLPLPIWLRPFAISFGVTGLIVLTGAGTFALVNSVVRGVSSISLPSISLPELPSLPNPLAQPVGDKNKTSSSDIISRRQQLEIPERFFIQTVDSLFYAQKPQLKGRSLTSKPEDARLREEWHTVAEDFLNKIEQANLSKSSRQKLGSYTQKDYDNWRRQARSGQLGNYTINDLNKDTNQKFDKLFPNQRRGKLNQQTFGQIWYAIADDQVSKARSGK, encoded by the coding sequence ATGCAGGTTTATTGCAGTAAGCAACACGCAAATCGTAGCAGTAATCGTTTTTGTACCCACTGCGGGGAAGCTTTGCCGCTTACTGTGCAGCAAATTATAGATAATCGCTATCGGATTATACGTCAACTAGGACAGGGTGGTTTTGGACGGACTTATTTAGTTGAAGATTTGAAAAAGGCTAATCAACCTTTTGTTTTGAAGGAATTTGCACCCCAAGTAGAACAAAAAGAGGACTTACAAAAAGCTAAGGAGTTGTTTGAAAGAGAAGCAAATGTCCTTAAAAGACTCCAGCATTCTCAAATTCCCCATTTTCACGGTTCTTTACAAGCCAAGATAGGTACTAAGGATTTCTTCTTTTTAGTTCAAGACTATATAGAGGGTGACAATTATTGGCAACTTTTAGAACAGCGTCAAAGTGAGGGGAAAGCTTTTACAGAGCAGGAAGTTATTACCTTACTGCAACAAATATTACCAGTTTTATCGTATATTCACGCTCAAAACGTCGTTCACCGCGACATTTCCCCAGATAACATAATTTGCCGTCGTGCTGATAATTTACCCGTTCTCATCGACTTTGGCGGAGTTAAACAGTTACCAGCTTCTCAAGGTTTATGGTTAACTAAGCTGGCTGGCAATAATACTATATTAGGTAAAAAAGGTTACGCTCCAGAGGAGCAACTACGACAAGGAAAAGTATTTTTAAGTAGTGATTTATACTCTTTGGCTGTCACAGCTTTAGTATTACTGACAGGGAAAGAGCCACAACAATTATACGACAGCTACCAAGGTGTATGGCGTTGGGGTAGAGAAATTCAAGTCAGTAGACAACTGGAAACAGTGTTAAAAAAGATGCTGGCTTATAAACCCAGCGATCGCTATCAAAATGCAGCACAAATTCTCAATGATTTACCCGCGCCTGTAGCAGTGACTAAGCCACCATCTACCCATCTGACTAAGATTAAAACAATGGTAGTTTCTCCAGGACGAAAAGTAACGGTTTTAGCAGGGAAACTACAACGCCAGACTCAAGCCGCCAGCCAAAAGTTACCTTTACCTATCTGGCTACGTCCTTTCGCTATTAGCTTTGGTGTAACAGGCTTAATTGTGTTAACGGGCGCGGGAACGTTTGCTTTAGTCAATTCCGTTGTGCGTGGTGTATCTTCAATTTCCTTACCATCAATTTCTTTACCAGAACTACCATCATTACCTAACCCTCTGGCGCAACCAGTCGGCGACAAAAACAAAACTAGCAGCAGTGACATTATTAGCCGTCGTCAACAGCTAGAAATTCCCGAAAGATTTTTTATCCAGACGGTAGATAGCTTATTTTATGCTCAAAAGCCACAATTAAAAGGACGCAGCTTGACATCTAAACCGGAAGATGCACGCTTAAGAGAAGAATGGCACACTGTTGCTGAGGATTTTTTGAATAAAATAGAACAGGCTAACCTTAGTAAGTCATCTCGGCAAAAACTAGGAAGCTATACCCAAAAAGATTATGACAACTGGAGACGACAAGCACGTTCTGGACAACTAGGAAATTACACCATCAACGATCTCAACAAAGACACCAATCAAAAATTTGATAAATTGTTTCCCAATCAACGGCGTGGGAAACTGAATCAGCAAACTTTCGGTCAAATTTGGTATGCGATCGCAGATGATCAAGTAAGTAAAGCCAGATCAGGGAAATAG